A DNA window from Aminipila luticellarii contains the following coding sequences:
- the metA gene encoding homoserine O-acetyltransferase MetA, with protein MPLIIPNELPASDALQKENIFIMHKGRAVTQDIRPLKILIVNLMPTKIATETQLARVLANSPLQVELTLVCMDSHESKNTSQEHMTSFYKTLDEIKDQRFDGMIITGAPVETLPFEEVDYWKELCEIFEFSKTNVYSSMHICWGAQAALYYHFGIPKYPTDGKVFGVFEHKVTRPYTPLVRGFDELFYAPHSRHTMVKKEDVLMHPQIRILAESEEVGVHILATDNGRQIFILGHQEYDKDTLAAEYFRDVNKGLDISVPCNYFKNDDPKEEILFRWRGHASLLFSNWLNYYVYQETPYDLSTLVR; from the coding sequence ATGCCTTTAATTATACCAAATGAATTACCTGCCTCTGACGCATTGCAAAAAGAAAATATCTTTATTATGCACAAGGGCAGAGCTGTAACACAGGACATCCGGCCATTAAAAATATTGATTGTCAATCTGATGCCCACTAAAATCGCCACGGAAACCCAGCTTGCCAGAGTTTTGGCCAACTCCCCTCTACAGGTGGAGTTGACGCTGGTATGCATGGATTCCCACGAATCCAAAAATACCTCACAGGAGCATATGACTTCTTTTTATAAAACGCTGGATGAAATAAAGGATCAGCGCTTTGACGGAATGATTATTACGGGAGCTCCGGTCGAAACGCTTCCATTTGAAGAAGTGGATTACTGGAAAGAGCTTTGCGAGATCTTTGAATTTTCAAAAACCAATGTATACAGCAGTATGCATATTTGCTGGGGAGCTCAAGCCGCACTGTACTATCACTTCGGTATCCCCAAGTATCCTACCGACGGAAAGGTCTTCGGCGTATTTGAGCATAAGGTGACAAGACCCTACACCCCCTTGGTAAGAGGGTTTGACGAGCTTTTCTATGCCCCACACTCCAGACATACGATGGTAAAAAAGGAAGATGTGCTGATGCACCCTCAAATCCGTATTTTAGCTGAATCAGAAGAGGTCGGCGTACACATTCTGGCCACCGATAACGGACGTCAAATTTTTATTCTGGGTCATCAGGAATACGATAAGGATACGCTGGCGGCCGAATATTTCAGAGATGTGAATAAAGGGCTGGACATCAGCGTTCCATGCAACTATTTTAAAAACGATGATCCCAAAGAGGAGATCCTTTTCCGGTGGCGTGGTCATGCCAGCCTGCTTTTCTCAAACTGGCTGAACTATTACGTATATCAGGAAACGCCTTATGATTTATCCACCTTAGTACGGTGA
- a CDS encoding O-acetylhomoserine aminocarboxypropyltransferase/cysteine synthase family protein: MSHMNEMKNMSFETKCVHGAYKAESGQPQVLPIVQNTTYRYYDSKDVAELFDLESPNFMYTRLGSPTVNALEEKMALLEGGTAGLAASSGMAASFITICNICQSGDHVISAANIYGGTHNLLGVSLKRLGIDVTFIDQDIPLEEVLKAVRPETKAIFGETIGNPALSVLDFEKFSKAARTIGVPFIVDNTLASPALCRPIEYGADIVIQSTTKYADGHASCVGGVVVESGTFDWSASGKFPGMVEPDESYHGLSFYHKFKDAAFCTRLRAVMLRDFGCTMAPMNAYLTHQGLQTLHLRMERHCANALALAEFLENHEMTDWVVYPGLEGDKYYDLSQKYLPKGAGGVLCFGVKGGKAAGEKFLSNLKLTSIVVHVGDIRTSVLHPASTTHRQLSEEEQIAGGIRPELIRVSVGLESIEDIKADFDQALRAVRLL, translated from the coding sequence ATGAGTCATATGAATGAAATGAAAAATATGTCTTTTGAAACGAAGTGCGTCCACGGTGCATATAAAGCCGAAAGCGGTCAGCCTCAAGTACTGCCCATTGTGCAGAATACCACTTACAGATATTATGATTCCAAGGATGTTGCGGAATTATTTGATCTGGAAAGCCCCAATTTTATGTACACGAGGTTAGGAAGCCCTACCGTAAATGCGCTGGAGGAAAAGATGGCTCTTCTGGAAGGCGGAACGGCCGGTCTTGCCGCTTCTTCGGGCATGGCGGCCAGCTTTATCACCATCTGCAATATTTGTCAGTCCGGTGATCACGTCATCTCTGCCGCCAATATTTATGGCGGTACACATAATTTATTGGGAGTATCCCTCAAAAGATTGGGAATTGACGTCACTTTTATTGATCAGGATATTCCTTTGGAAGAAGTCCTAAAGGCTGTCAGGCCTGAAACGAAAGCCATCTTTGGTGAAACGATCGGAAATCCCGCTTTAAGCGTTTTAGACTTCGAGAAATTCTCCAAAGCGGCAAGAACCATAGGAGTTCCTTTCATTGTGGATAACACTTTAGCCTCACCGGCTCTTTGCAGACCCATTGAATACGGGGCTGACATCGTGATTCAGTCGACCACCAAATATGCGGACGGCCATGCCAGCTGTGTCGGTGGTGTGGTGGTGGAATCCGGCACCTTTGATTGGTCCGCTTCGGGGAAGTTTCCGGGGATGGTAGAACCGGACGAGAGCTATCACGGATTGTCCTTCTATCACAAGTTCAAAGATGCTGCCTTTTGTACGAGGCTTCGTGCCGTTATGCTCCGGGATTTCGGATGCACCATGGCACCTATGAACGCTTATTTAACACATCAAGGACTGCAGACACTTCACTTAAGAATGGAACGCCACTGTGCAAACGCTCTGGCTTTAGCCGAATTCTTAGAAAATCACGAAATGACGGATTGGGTCGTTTATCCGGGACTGGAGGGAGATAAATACTACGATTTGTCTCAAAAATATCTGCCAAAGGGTGCCGGCGGTGTCTTATGTTTTGGCGTAAAGGGAGGTAAAGCGGCAGGAGAAAAATTCCTTTCGAACTTAAAGCTTACAAGTATCGTCGTTCATGTAGGAGACATCCGAACCTCTGTGCTGCATCCTGCCAGCACGACACACAGACAGCTTTCAGAGGAAGAACAGATTGCCGGAGGTATCCGACCGGAATTGATCCGAGTCTCCGTAGGACTGGAATCCATTGAAGACATCAAGGCTGATTTCGATCAGGCACTGAGAGCAGTCCGTTTACTATAG